The Ostrea edulis chromosome 1, xbOstEdul1.1, whole genome shotgun sequence genomic sequence TTCACAGCCATGTAATCTCACACCTtcacaaagaaaacaaatataagCTGATTCACAACATGTACATGATTTCGGGAACCGACGTTGATCAGAAACCCAGCTCATCCTATCCGTCAATGACCTCGCAGGAGGCTTCGACACAGGTGAGCAGGTAGACTGCGTACTTCTGGACTTCTCTAAAGCCTTTTAAAAGATTCTCCGCAAACAAGTGCTGGTGGAGATTCATCACTCTGGAAGTAGCAACGGAACATGACTGAATTGCAACTTCTTCATAAATCACCCATACGTTGTATTTGATGGTTAGTCAGTCGTCACCTGCCCCATCAATTTCATCATGAGTCCCAAAGACCTGGACCCGCAGTGTTCTCTGGTCTTCACAGATGATATCCCCACAACAGAAATATCAATCATCCAACTGTTTGCCGATGACTGACACTTGTATCGAGGGATCAAAACAGCAAAGAATCAAGCGACACTGAAAGGAAGATATTGGCCAACTACAATAGTGTAATATTTAACCCTGATAAGTCTGAAGTACTGTAGATTACTGACAAGAGATACCTACTGATTGCCAGCTATTCCATTGGAGTAGTAgtcaatcatttaattttacatgtttacacgccttttcattggttgaaaaatcattggaatatcgtatccaacaaacaaaaagataaatggccggaactactttctattggaatgttggggattccCCTGAATTGTCTAGTTATAGACCTATTTATAGATTGGGGATCCTGAAAAGAACAACTTAACAACTCTATCGATCCaaataaattcattaaaaaaaactaacatataaaaaataaatgataaataaacaattaattatacaaaataaaataaatatgactATTTGAAGGAAAAACATAACATACGTCTGCTTATGCAATTTCTGATAATGCATTCCAATGGAAGAAATTTTGATATTGGTACTTTCGATGATATTTTTCAAGACAGACCTGAATGTGAAGTTATGAAACCTGATTTTGATGAAGAAACTCTTCTTTCTCTGTTTAATAACTTTGATGATGAGGATGAAAATTGTCAGAATATTTGTGAAATCATAAATGCTTCTACATCCAATGGTGAGGCGCTTAGGGAATTGGCCAAGGCACTAGAATCTGAATATAAAACCCCGTCATAATTTCCAATCCAAGATTCAAAACAATATCTGAGGAGGAATTAAAAGGAATCGAGAGTGGTCGTCAATCCGAGGGTACAAAGAACAAAGCAAATTGGGGTGTCAAGATTTTCCAAGGTAACGTGATACAAACAAAtttactcatatatatatattgacataaaaagATGAATAATTAAATAACAGCACTAATAACAAACACTGCACAATGTATGCAATcgttaaaataaatgaaattaaaaaaagtcTCTGTCTGTCTCGCTAACGAATACTTAAATAATAGTTAAACATATCAAACAATAACTGAGGGAACACCCCGAACTTTTCCAGATCGGAGCATGGGAAAGTTTAATATCGACACTAAACTGCATAAAGTTGAAAAAGAGGAACTTTGTGGCCTGTTGAGACACTTCTATGCTGAGGTCCAACCTAAATTTGACCCCAAGAAGGGCGAACAACCTTAAGAGTGTCACAAAAAACACACTAAAATCCACAACATCAGCTCTCTACAGACATCTGAGTGTTACAAAAACACACTAAAATCCACAACATCAGCTCTCTACAGACATCTGAGTGTCACAAAAACACACTAAAATCCACAACATCAGCTCTCTACAGACATCTGAATGATATTGGTCGAGATTTTGACATTGTTAGAGATAGAAATTTCAAATCACCAAATGTCATCCTTGATGGCAAATTAAAGGAAAACAAATCTGGATTATCTCGGCCTACACTGCACAAAGCAGTTGTTAACAATAGTGACTTGCTGAAAATCTCCGACTACCTTTCCACTATTGATAATCCTGTCATTTTGCGTTATCGGGTCTGGTACGACCTTTCGATCCATTTTGTGTCACGGGAGTTTGAGTTACATCAACAGCTGATGACAAACTCATTTGAGTTTTTATATGATGAGAATGACAGCGAGTATGTGGTGATTCCCCATGAAACCAAGCAAAAGAATTCGCAGGGTGCTCTCGACACATCTGATGCTCCACAGGATAAGCGAATGTACTCAACCGGGGATGACAATTGTCCAGTTCACACCCTACGACAACTTCTTCATGTCACAGACCCGAATGCCACATCAATATTCAATCACTGTTCCAAAGCTGCAATGCGTCTCCACAATCAGAGAAGGTGTGGTTCACAGCAAAGCCTGTCAAAAGCGTACAAGTTTTCGAAATTCATGTCTGACATATCTAGAAATTCTGGATGCTCTCAAAATTATACCACACACTGTCTCGGAGCGACTGCAATTTAAACCCTTAACGACGATGGTTTTGAACTCCGACATATTTTGTTCATGAGTGGGCACCGGAACGAGGCGTCCTACGAAGTTATAACAGGGATTGCAGTGACCATCAAAAGCAATGCATTAATAATTCACTAGCAAAACTTGCAAGACCCTCTGCAACACTCACCCATCCCCCTGGAAACCGTAGAaaccctcaagagaaccctacTTGCCTGGTCTCTGATCACATGACACATCATACACATGTCCCACGCTTACCGTTCGTACCGACATCGAACATTGATGTGAATgccagttccactcaacaaagTCCCAGCAATTTTCTATCCACAGGATTcatctctaactcatcctttAAAAACTGCACCTTTCAGTTCACAGGGAACCCGTTTGTGAGTCAAAAGTAAACAGTTCGTGGAAGCCGACATTTCCGATTTTCAGTTAATGTTTTCATAAATTACTACGCCAATTTCGAAGCGTGATATAATGTAGTTCAAGAATAAATCTTTAATTGAACTCAAATCATATCATATTTTTTCACTCAAACTCAATGCTTTAACatatttaaatgataaggaatgaatatattatcttttcgttgatggaggtacatgtattccaccaaaaaaaaacGCTGTTCAGGTATGGTTGGTAAATAAAATCTATCGCTTGTAAGCTATAAACAAGACTCCTTGACAATAGTTTAGATGTGTTAATCACATTTTTACTAATCTTGAAAtcatatttatcagataaattTTATCTTATTCAATTAACGATAATTCGAATTCATAAAGTACTGTTTATAATGTATATTGTAAACTTTGATTCACAAATGAAACCTTTGATTAACAATTGAAATGATTAACAATTGAGAACTTTGATGAACAGTTGAAAACTTTGATGTACAGTTGAAAACTTTGATTTACAGTTGAAAACTTCGATTAACAACGCTATTTTATGCTCACCATTCGTTAGTATCAATTTAATGTCAACAAATTATGATCAAACTTCGTAAAATATGATTCACAACATAAAGTTATCTTTAATAACAATTTCTCTCATTAATCTTAGAGACGGTGAATAGTTCTCACGGCTTGATTAAATCGTTCGAATTCgtagaatttatttttattgcttcTAATTTTTCCATAAGTTGTCTGAGCAAGGATGCGATTATGGTACAATTGGTATTCATGGATAGTataaattgcatattttctatGGAATTAATTTGCATGgaaatatcatatcatatatatgtgaCGTCGTGGATTGAAATTCCCGGGACACGGGTACCCACGTAAATTGAGTCCCCGCGAAATTTAATcagtaaatcaataaaattaaacatttgTATTCTAAATAAACAAGGAATATTCACAGACTGGGGTTGCTAGGAAGCCAATTTGTATGTAGAGTGCACAGATAATCAGTCAcattttaattgtatttttcGTTTTAATCAAGagtatatatatcaataaatcaactCATCAAATTTAAGCTAATGCACTTAATTACTgcatatttgtatttcatagtATATCATATTAATATTTATGTTCAGTTCAATTActtacaaaaaaattataaataccTACTGTCTCTTTTACCTTTCTTCTCATGTAACCCAAGCGTGTCTGATTGTGCATGAAGACTGATCGTTGTCAGCTAGAGGTCCGAGATCTAGGAAAACATAACACGGCCACGGAGGAGAATGACGACGAGCGGATGTTGTATGATCGGGTTCCTTCTTGTGTTTCCATTAGGATATGTGGATAGTTCCTGTAAAAATTTACTGGAAGGGATGCAAGATGGTTACAGGGTGAAAAGAACCGATAAGGAAGGTCTGTTTACAGTACTTTTATTGCTGTTTAGAATCAGTAACAGTTCGTTTGAACAGTGTGTGAAGTACGTTCTCACCAGGtgtactttttcctttaaaataatttatatttttgttcTTCCCTTTCTATAGAAAATATAGTTAATCAACCAAATAACAATGGgaaaaaatcttaaatttatAAGTTTTGATCATATTATCAAATTTTTTCATAAATGgaacaatataaaattttacaatatgattagatagatagatagagagagagagagagagagagagagagagagagagagagagagagacgttttCCTCTTTTTCCTTCTCATTTACCTCATAAAGTGTATATAATTCATGTTTAACACACATTTAATCTAAAGGATTTgtaattttattctaaattttgacaaaaaatagCGTTAAGTGATTCCATATCTTACAAGTTGAATGACAAGGCTTTGTACAAGTTGAATAAAGGAATatgcaaagaaataaaaacaaaagctTAGTAATACTGTATTCATAGAGAATGGGGGGAAATGCAAACATTAAACAGCTCATGATAGACGGATGATACGAAGGTCAGATGGGACACAAATAGCGAATTTATTCTATTCACTGAAAATTGATTACCCACTATTACACAACAGATTTCATTTGCATAAGTGCATTATATAGCTCCTAAAATTCTCAGATTTGTTAGCTTTGTGTCCTATAAGCATGTGCAGTGTTTAATTAATGGTCTGATATTTAGATGCACTCTTCTGAGATAATCGTCTTGCAGGTTCTCAAATGAAAGGTGggaattaatttatacatgctTTTTAATTCCCCTAAATGTCAATCACCTAGATGAATATTTCACAATAAAATGTCAGCAAATGTATTCATTTTGTCAGTGTTCCCAGACTAAATGCATGCAGCGGCCACCTCGTTTCACTTTCACTTAGACCCAGTTTTCTTCTAATCAGGGTTTAGTGTTGGATTCTTGTCTTGCACATGGACAACGTTTGAAAGGCTTTAAAATCAGGGAAATCATTTGAAGGATTCATAGGAACTAAGTTTTCAAAAAGGATTCCTTCATTTACCTTAGCTAAATAACGTATTTTTCACTTGATGTTATTTTCCACTTTATAACATAGCACGGTCTTGAAGTTTACATACTTCGACTCTGATCTATCATGATAACCGGCCATAATTCATAACGCCAGTCCCCGTTAGGTATTTTCCAGTGATGAAAGATAGAACGATGTGCCAAGTTAGTCGTACTGATGACAAATGTTAATTAATTTTGTCGTTTAAACTTCACAAGAAGAAATTGTGTACTCATACCTTGGTACAAGGTGACAGAATTGCCCGTAACAAATGTATAATAACAGAAAAAGAAGAACATAATGCGATATAGCAAAGTCTTGTCCTAATGTACATTAGTGAAATCGTATACATCATAGACGCAGATAAACCTTTATAATTATAGTGCATCAATCTGGCGATTATGTGCACATCAACAAAGTACCGCTTCTTTTAATTGGTCACTCCCAGGGAGAGGTACCGCGCGCGCAGAAACAACGAGATGAGACACTTCGAGGAAATTCAAACTATTAACTTGAACTCCTTTGCATGTACGTTAAATAAAACACTTGTCGTGTTTAGTGCCTGTCGTGTTAATTCATATCGACCACTGGTTTGTACACTGAACCTTAACTCAGAACCCACGACAAAGGTTCACATCTAAAGAACATCTCTTCTCAACTCATCCACAGATGACAACGATGAGGCTTGGGGGAGAATGCTATTAAGATATAGGAAGACgatttttataataattttaaacgATCGATGATTTTGTGGGTCACCATATCCTTTTAAAACAATCGTTTGATTAGCTTGTAATCATGTTACATGAAGAACTCGACTTAAGGTACGCGTGTATATTACCCAATGAAACAGAACTGACAAAACAGcttgcaacaacaacaaaaaactccCTCTGAATATTCCTGGAAAGCATTAAGAATTAGATACCATATGTTCAGTTAGATATAAATTTCCGTGTTTCATACACCGTAAATTGTAACAAAAACTGCCCTACGAGCAAATGAAGCATAACAGACCAGTTTTGAACATTTAAAGAATATTACTATGCATTAAACATGATTACAGTCAGTGTTGCATAACTACATGTCCATTTAGAATAACCATAATTATAAAATAGCGTGCCTTTCTTAGATCTATTATATGTATTTCTGTACACTTGATTTGAACGTAtacaaattttcatttatttatttttttttttttttgaaatatgaGGCAACATAACACTTCTGCTGAAGTACCAGTAAGACAATCACATTTGAAAGCAGCGGTGCATGGTTTTATTTGGTACTCAGGAAACGGTAACGTAGGGTTTTTAAATTCCTTCTAATACTTCGCCAACATAGTTTTATAATTGAAGACAATTCAAACAACGCATGATGATTGTCATCACTGCCATTAAAACATGACGACTTCAAGATAATATACGGAACGCAAAAACAGAGATAATGCACGAAACGCAAAAACAATCTTATTTTTACAATCGTTGAGTAgtatggcattttttttttactctaaATTTTTGTTTTCTAATAATTTCTGTGAAACATGGTGTTTGTTGTTGTACTGTCCTTGCTAGGTAAGGAGAGAATctaccaaacaaacaaaaacgaTTGTTTCACACCTCAAATCAAAATATCCAATAAAAAGATCGTCTTTAGAACTTTTTCATCTATTTTTAGAACATGATGAATGTTGTTTTCTTTCtgcttgtacatgtaacacacaaatacataaacaaatttTGAGGGTCATTTGGTTTGACCCCCAAATAGCAAAACTACAATTCCGGTGACTGTCACataaagggagaaaatgcagcGGACCAGAtcaggattcaaaccccggccCCTGATTCTGTAGTCAGGTGATCTATCAACTGAGTTTTACCTGGTACAGGTAATCGTCTGACTGCTACACTTCCACATATTTAAGAGATGAAGATCGAGTTTGCGTTTATATTGCATGATAACCTCCCCAGTCTCGACATTTTTGTTTGAAACATAAAAGCCGAGGCCATAGTTAGTCGTGgcttttatatttaaaacattccGAGACTAAGGAGGTTACCCTGCAATATACATGAAAACAAGGACTTTATTTCTATCTCACTACGGTCCAGAAATATACacctacatgtatgaattaGGTCAAAGTGACGTCATTATTTTTAGACTTTAAACAGATCGTTCACATACTCTATAGGAGATGCGTTAAATGCGTATCTGCCATGTAAGGGGTTAACAAATAAGGACTTGGTATAATGAAATGATAGTCTACTCTGCATGTGGGCTATTTTCGTGTGTGCATTTTCGTAGTTGGGGGGTGGGGAGACCAAGCCACGAAAGAGAACAACAATAAATAGATTTACAGCATTCGTGTAACTCTGAATGATAACAAGAGgaactgtgagcaatgctcactaagaatacccccgcttaccctaatctcccaaagggtgttgttaataggtataaattacctcttttctgagtgtgataaaaagggcatgacaaaaccttgggtagtctcttctctaggGAGAAATGGATAAGAGAtaaaaccatattgctacttcgatgtccaatgcgattgacctttgaccttttgactccaaATTCgtaatagggaacatcttcgtcccatgggtagtccatatgtatgaaatGGTGGCTGTAGATGGAAAGGAAAACGCATTAGAGCCCGGAAACGATCTTGCTACTTCGATGCCCAGTGcgcttgacatttgaccttttgaccccaaattcgatagggaccatcttcgtcccatgggtagtctatttgtgtgatatggtgactgtaggtggattgattgattttttttaacgtccctctcgaatatttcactcatatggagacgtcaccattgccggttaagggctgcaaaatttaggcctatgctcggcgcttatggcctttgagcagggagggatctttatcgggccacacctgctgtgacacaggacctccgtttttgcggtctcatccgaaggaccgccccatttagtcgccttttacgacaagcaaggggtactgaggacctattctaacccggatccccacgggacgactgtaggtggaaaggataacgctttagatcCAGGAaactatattgctacttcgatgtccagtgcgctttaCCTTTCAGCTTTTGACCCCCAATTTGATAGgaaacatcttcgtcccatgggtagtccatatgtatgatatggtgaccgtaggtggaaaggataacgctttagagcccggaaaccatattgctacttcgatgtccagtgcgcttgacctttgactttttgaccccaaattcgatagggaacatcttcgtcccatgggtagtccatatctATTATTAGATGGTGACAGTAGGtagaaaggataacgctttagagcccggaaatcattgcgtctacagacggacggataaGAGCAAAACAATCACAAATATTTTTCTGTTTCAGTACAGTCCTGTATTTACATTGACCAAAGTAACAAAAGCATAGAGATAGGTGTGGGTACGGCCCATCATCATCTTACAGACTGTGAGGAATGCACGTGCCAGCTTTCAGGGGAGCTCCACTGTTGCACGTGAGTACACGTCCTACAATATGGACGAATCGAACTCGAACGATGCACTTGAGTACAAAAAGTTGAATTTGAACGAATCGCGTCACTATTCTACGCAAGTACAAATACTGAATCTAGGCAAATCTAACTTTAAAGTTGTATTAAATCTTGCATTTCCGTTGGTGTGTCAGTCTGTGCTTTCTTCATTGTATCAGATTTAGGGCAAAGACTGGACCTTCGTCATATCCGTCCACTTGTACACTTCTGGAGACCAGCAATTGTGGATACAGACTCGTTCTGAAGTCTGACGAAAGCTCCCCCTGTATTGAGGGACCTATCTACCCCCAGTCTACCCCCGGCAGTATTACTGCGACTCGCAGTGCGCTGCCCGACACTACCAAGGCCTTTCAACGCAGATCAGAATCTAAGGAAACTAATAGCGCGACGGGTTATTCCGCGAACTTTTATACGCCGTACAGCTTGTTGCTTTTCGTCATGTCCGTGCTGTTGCGTTAGTGTGTCTTTTATAAACTTTATCAACTCCAAAAAGATGAAGCatgggatatacatgtacatattttttttaaatatgataatCATTTACATGAATGGACACATTGTGATATAAAATAGATTTTATTGGATACAAAACAAACTCAATTTAACGAAGTAGCCAGCGACATTTCACTAGTTGATTATATGTAATCAATAAAATACAGCACTACATTAATAGCCTGTCATGTATTAAATTGTactacagtgaaaactgcctactCCCACTCCTGTTCAATCCGTTTCACTTGCCATTCTgattcttattttcattctcaatttcatatttccATTGTTTCACACCGTTTATTCCGAAACACTGTGTATTCTGCGACAAAAATGTTTCCAATAGCATTTTGGAATAGGCAGGTTTCACTATAAATACTTATTACGATGTTGATGATGTATTTTTCCTGTGTGTTTTGCTAAAACTAACACTGTTAattgaaataaacataattatttttatatacatgtactgtaattGTTCTTAGATGTAAGCATCGCTAGTATGATCATACCATTATACAGTACTTTATTGTAATGTAGATCTCATTGAGAACGAATATGTAGCAAAGTTTAAATGTGTGTAATGTGACTCTCGGTCTTCTTCTTGccgtatatatgtatacaattacactaatttttatttcatgtcaTATTTTCTCTACAACGTACGAAAGTTTCctgttgaattttgttttggtaCTATCCTATTCCGAAAACAGTATTAGTTCTGAGTGTATCAGAAGGCTTTGAAACTTCCAGTCGTGAGGACGATGGATTAACACGTGTTGGCTACTCTGAAACATATATCAGGCTGTTGAAAAATATCACACTAGTATACAGGATTTGTCAGTTAAACTATCGATTGATATGAAGACTCCAAAGTCTTATTTATAAGAGTAAGAACACACTCTGACAGCTCACTAGTGGTAGTCGTCAAGGGCGGATCTATAAGAGTAAGAACACACTGACAGCTCACTAGTGGTAGTCGTCAAGGGCGGATCTATAAGAGTAAGAACACACTCTGACAGCTCACTAGTGGTAGTCGTCAAGGGCGGATCTATAAGAGTAAGAACACACTCTGACAGCTCACTAGTGGTAGTCGTCAAGGGCGGATCTATAAGAGTAAGAACACACTCTGACA encodes the following:
- the LOC125665373 gene encoding uncharacterized protein LOC125665373, whose translation is MTTSGCCMIGFLLVFPLGYVDSSCKNLLEGMQDGYRVKRTDKEVQSCIYIDQSNKSIEIGVGTAHHHLTDCEECTCQLSGELHCCTFRAKTGPSSYPSTCTLLETSNCGYRLVLKSDESSPCIEGPIYPQSTPGSITATRSALPDTTKAFQRRSESKETNSATGYSANFYTPYSLLLFVMSVLLR